From Arachis hypogaea cultivar Tifrunner chromosome 3, arahy.Tifrunner.gnm2.J5K5, whole genome shotgun sequence:
AGAAAGGAATGTCAATATATTAGGAACGAACCAGAACGAATTAGGGCAACGAGTGCTGAAGAAGGATGTCCGTGGTTAATCTATACCTCATATAATTCTAGAGATTGTTGCTATTAGatcaaaacttttgaaaataacCATACGTGTGGGAGAGATTTTGGTTCTAATCTGGCCGACCGCAAGTGGGTTGCAAGCAAGCTGGTTAAGGTTTTAAAAACTTGGCCGGACTTGACATTAAAAGAGGCTAAGGTTCACATGGTTGAAGAGTATAATGTGCAACTGCATGATAAGATTATCACAAGAGCTTTGAAGGCTACAAGGAAACAAGTAATTGGAAAAGAAGGAGAACAATACGGTAAAATACAAGACAACTTAAGTGAGCTATTAAGGAACAACCCAGGTTCCACTGCAATGATGTGGACAATACCTCAACCAGAGAGTCTGGCATTGTTTGATAGGCTTTACATCTCACTTGAGGCTTGCAAACTTGGGTTCAAGGCTGGTTGCAGGCGGTTGATTGGCCTTGATGGATGCTTTCTAAAAGGATATTATGGTGGATAACTCCTATCTGGAAtagaacaagatgaaaacaatCATTTCTTGATTATATCTTATGCAGTGGTGGACAATGAAAACACTGAGACATAGAAGTGATTTTTAATAAGGTTGAAAGAAGACTTGGGTGATGTTTGCAATGAAGAACTGAATTTCATCTCGGACCAACAAAAAGTAAGCATTCTATAACATGCTAAAGAGTATTATTAGTGAACTTTATTAGTGAACTTTATTTATGATGATTATGATGTTCTGAATTCTGTTATAATGTGTTTTAAATTCTATTATCAGAGTATGATTCGTGAAGTTTATTTATAATGTTTATGGTTTTGCTAAATTCTGTTATAAGAGTTTATTAGTGTTTATTTAAATTGTGTTTTATAAGAGTATGATTAGTGAAGTTTAGTTATGATGTTATGGTTTTACGAAGTTCTGTTATAGGACTTTATTAGTAAAGTTTATTTATGATGTTTATGGTGTTGCTGAATTCTGTTATAGGAGTTTATTAGTGAATTATTAGTGGATGTTGTGAGGAGTTGAGATGCTATATTATGCGAAAAATTGCCAATAACAAAAGAAAACTAGCTAAATACAATGGTAAATTGGCTCCTGTGCAACAGATTAAGCTAGAACAGATTATTATGTCTAAAAGCAACAAGTGAAATGTAGTATGGAGTGAAAATAATGACAAAGCTATCtatgaaattcaaagaaattcCCACAAGTTTGGTGTAAATCTCAAAGAGCACACTTGCACATGCAATATGTGGCAGCTCACAAGTAATTCATGTATGCTATACTATCATTAGTTATATCAACTATATCTATACTTATTTATTATGGtctttgatttattaaaaatgtATGTAGAATTTTCATGCAAGTATGCAGTTGATGCAATTTCTAGATTGAAAAACATGAGATACAAATCAGAAGACTGTCGATAAGTCACTTACAATGGATGTTGTCCAAGCAGCATACTCCTATATCATCTAACCAGTAAACAGTGAGAAATATTGGATCACCACAGATTGTCAAAAAATTTTCCCTCCCCCATTCATACGTCCAGCTGACCAGCCAAAACTTATGAGGATGAAAGTTTCTATTGAAATGGTGATTGGCAATGAAGTTAGAAGATCGTGCTAAGTAACTTGTAGTAAGTGTGGAAAGAAAGTTCATTATCACAAGACTTGCAAAGGTGCACCTAAGAATCCAAATTAGCAGTCAAAGACAAAAAGGATAAAGAAGGCAAGCAAGACTCAATCTGAAATTTCCGTTGGAGTGGCAACAAACAAGCAAGGACAACAACATAATTTGATAGTtgcatttgttatttttttattgtgttaatTTTGCTAGGTCTGTTATGTGTTGTTGATTATAAATtgctaaatttatatattatatttgcaTCATCATTTTCAtgcaaagacaaaaaaaaaagatgccAAAAGTGAGAGCCTCGCTTAATGTAGATTCTGTTGAAAAGATTGATTTATCTCAATTTGCATCCCATAATGAAGGACCTGTGAGTATGTTGTTGTATTTGGTGACTTTAGTGTTGTTCATTTTTTGTGCTAAAATAGTTATTTTATCTTGTGCAGACTACTCAGAAAATTTTTGAACTTTCTATTGGGTTCCGAATAAAGCAAACTATTGTGAAGCCTCGAATATCACCCACTTAAAATCATCTAGAGCTACTTGGAGCAGTTACCTCAAGAACATCCGGCAACTTATTTACCTTCATGTCAACACCTAGTTTTAGACCTCCAACTCACACTTGAAGAGATTCATTAATGGATTGCAAGCACCAAGTGAAGAttcatatatgtatttttttggtCTATAAGTCAAGAGTCATATGTATCTTATGAAttcaattaattatcttttagttcATTAATATTTGTAAACTTATTTGCTGGTATATAAGTTAGACAACCAGCATTTTAAAGACATATTATTTTGCTATTGCACAAACAATCATACTTTGGTACTAAGTTTATTATAACAGATTATGGAACTGTTTTGGATTGTGCTTATAATTGCATCTTTACTATCATATAGCACATATAAAAATCAtattgtagagactttttttagATTAATGAAACATATATTTCAAATTTAGCTTATAATTATTGTATATccatatttttatatattcatcCATCAAAATATATGATTACATGTTTGTAGTATAATCTAATTTCTTTCAATAcaatatcatttcagattaaAATATAGCAAATTCATTAACATAAAATATAATCTTACACAGGTTTAGTTACATTTTAAAAGCATTACAAAACAACATAATTATCACAAAATGTCACAACTAAGATTATAACAATTACTTAAAATATGTCCTAAAGACTAAAGTAATTATGATACCAATTATACCCAAAATTATAAGTCTGAAACATTTGAAGTAATATCTACCACCTTGAGATTCAATTTcgttttgatttttcaaattcaattccaTCTCTAACTCCTTCATTCTATGTTCTACCTCCTTCAATCTCCTTTCCATTAAAATAGCATTCTTAAAAGTAATATCTTCGTTAATATTTTCTTAAACTAATATATTTAGCCACTTGAAATACTTGCAATGTGGGATGGATgcctgaaaaattaaaaatttcaattatAAAATAGTACAAAAATTATATAGAATTTTCAagcttaaaaaatataaaaaaaataaacttcatacaaaaattataaattaatacttACATTGTAATTAAGGCATCTCAAAAAGAAACTATTTGGATTAAGTTTTGTGCAAGATTGGAAGAGAATCGCATAGGTGCTATAGTAACATTTTGAAGACATGAATTTCTTCTTTCTTGGCTGCCCAACACTTCCAGAAGAAAAGGTGCAACTCCTATTCTCTTCGCCAGACGCCAACACTATAACCACGCAAAGTGCGACTTCTAGTTTCTGAAGAATGATCTccataggggtgtgcatggcccggtcCGGTCCGAAGATCtggcccggtcccgaacactttaggggctaatttggtgtgatttcatcgggtctagggtcgcgtaagggtctcaaaaatagacccgttcattattttgggtcgggtccgggcaatggctcgggtcacccgaagtgcCCGGTGACCCGGTcgtcatacacaattaatattttgtgttcttagtgatggatgatggctattcttatgtggagtttaagtattgtaaaccttaatattttgtattattagttatTCTaaaactataagttaatgttttatatttaaaatgcataagattttagactaatgcataatattatgttatttgtattgatttaaatatttggtgttattagataatattagtattgattatggttatgctttaattttagagaagagttggttcttgttatatttttctaagtgaattttactatgtcaaataatggttagagtcttaaaaatttggatattttcacatgttaGCTTTttagaaggtatcaaggtaatgaaAATGTTAATGGCTCAAttttcacccgatttttacccggtataattgtggcccgaaagtgtataggtttcatcgggtttagggtcggattcgggtctaacaaataggcccggtatatatttcgggtcgggtctgaatcacatcaaacccgatttcaccctgcccatgcacacccctagatCTCCATGGCTCATGGTGGTAGCATAGGTAGAGTTCTACACAAGTAGGAAGGAGGAAGAAGCACTCAGGGTTGCTCATGTTCTGCGCAAATAGAATGTTCTGCGCAAATAGAATACGgagttatatttttaaaaattgtcaGGAATCGGGTTGAGTGATTTATTAATATGCCACTGACACTTAATGGACACATCACCATCTTAACGTGTTACGTATTTACGCTCCGTTAACTATGGAAATAAATTATCGATATAGGGGTTAACTTgtctcacataaaaaattaccAGAGGCCAAAAAgtggtttattttttttaaggatCTCATTGTCCTTTAAAAAAATTGTCAATGACCGAATTGGATATTCACTCTaatattaattttgtaattaaaaaaatagtatatatttttttttcgtcacaaaaaataataaaattttattttatgaataaataTGCAAATTGGTCcaaagaattttaaattaaatattttggatctcaataaatttttttttttctaaaaattcttacAAGTTACTATGGTTAGCGTCTCCCCTCgcttttaatcaattatatgcATATTGAACAAatgaaattttaataaatttatcgtAAGATAATTAGATCCTTAAAAATTATAATCTaagacaaattatttttttttaacgaTTCAAAAATCATTCTGTagaataaaaatttgttggtggcGATAGGCCAAAGACTAACAGGCCAAATATTTAGTTGTGAAAtataaatttgtttaaaattaagttgagtatttatttattatttatttattgcccATCAATTTATAGTAGGAAATCATTAACAACTAACAAGCCCACCAACCACAGCTCCACTTTCCGCCTCAACATTGTCATACCATCACCCCGATAGCCTCGTGGCTtttcatgaaaataaaaaataaacaaaaaaatgaaaaaataaacgaGAAAAAAAAATCTCAAGTCTCAACACGAATTAGAAAATCCCATATCTATAtaaatgttttgttttgttaGATAAAGATTGGGCACTGGAGATAGTGGGCCAGAATAATTAAATGGGGGTTGATAGAGTGGGCTATGTACGTTGAGTAGAGTGGGCTTCAAGAGTAGGTAATCTCTTCTCGATGAATGGATAGATGAGTGACACGTAAGCATTTCTTCTTACCACTTCCCTTCCAACAcgcttctctctctcctcttctctcctCTCCTGTTCCTTCATTCCCTTCTTTGCCCTAATCAACCATCTCAATTCTCAGATCTCTTCCCTCCATTTCCAGTAAgctttctctctctctgtctTTTTTATCTCTCTAACTTCTTGGCTGAGTTTTCTTTGCGCTCCTAAATGCTTACTTTAATTTCTCGTTAGTTCTTTCTAAATTGCCCTTATTcgcttcttgtttgttttcttcaaCTGTTGCTCCTCTTATTATGATCTATAATATAAgataatctattttttatttatttgttagtcTTTTCTGTTGGGAAAAATTATGTATTTTGGATTTTAGCTTTCTTTATTGGGGTTTCCTTTTTGGACTATGCTAGTGCTGTTGCAACATTGATGTTTAATAGTCCCAAGTTATTCTTACTTACCCTTCCCTGTTGAAGTGATACTATTTTAGGGTTAAGCTGGGAGTTTTTTATATTAAATCGTTGCTGCTTTCTGTGATGTAGAGAAAATAAATTGACTCTATTTTGGGGTTTTGCATACTGGATTTGATGTGCATGGTAAGATGTTTGAAGAGTCATGTGAATATGCAGTGTTTTCTATTGAATAGCTGAACCCGAAACGCCTTTTATCCGCCTCGAAGCCTCCACAACTTGTAATCAACCTACATACTTATGTGCTTTAGATATCAGCGAAACTTACTTTTAGGAGCCATAGGTTTTATGAGTTTTCTTCCTAGAAAGTTTTGTTGATGTCACACTTGAAATGGGCCATGATTTATTCTGGAACTCTGATCTGATGTAGACTTTCACAAAGTCTTGGTTGATACAAGGGTATATGCTTGTAAATATTGATAAGGTACATACTGCTTCCAGTTGTTGAATTGGAATGATTCTTTTAAGTATTTAAATCGCTGAGAATTTATGcttcaatttttttgttgaaaGGGGTATCTTCTTATGAAAGCAAAAGAATATGCATgtggttttctttattttaatttatgtttattcTTAAATTATTGATTACTTGTCTACACCTGAGGTTTTGTTGATGTGGTGTTTTTTTGGTGTAGTATGTGATCCTTTGGTAgattttgttgataattttattgtGAATatcaatacaacaacaacaaagccttatcccactgGATGGGTCCTGCAAACACATGAATAGAAGCTTCTCTGATTTATCAGAGCCAGGTTTCAATGAAGGCTTCTTGGTTGCCCTGGCTCACTTTGGAGCTATGCAAATTGCAAACATGCTTTTGAGAACCACTGGCACACACCCACagaaaaaatatgtttcctagaaTGCTGTCATTAGCTGCTTGAGTTAGGGTTGGCTTACTGATTAATCTTTAGTTTCTCTCTCATATAATTATGAAATTCTCTTTACCTTTTCTCCTTTGAGTTAAAAGATAAGAACCTGGAGCATAGACAGTCATTCTTAGATTTTAGAAGTTCATTCTAATAATGCCATGGACCCTTACAGGTGCATCCCATCTTAGCTTTTTGACGTCACAAATTGTAGATACTTTGATACTCAATATGGAGCTGAGTACTATTAAAGATGCATTTGATCGTGTCACAAAGAAGCAAAAGTTATCTAGTGCCAAGACTCAGGAAATGCTTGATCAAATCAGACAGGAAATTGAGAGTGCTTTAGACAAGATGCAGTCAGCCAATAACTCGGACCCTGAGCACAATTATAAAGCTGTCCTCAATGAGCTCAAGGCCAATTTGCTTAAAATTGCTCCCCTTAGCCAAATGGAAGGCACACAAAAAGAGCTAAATGTAGCACTCAGCAAGTATGGGAAGCTACTTGAGAAATATTTCAATCCTGATATATCAAAGGCTTATAGAAATATTGATGTTGATATACATACGTTAAACCAAATAATTGCCAACCATTTTTATCGCCAGGAACTTTTTGATATTGGTGATcattttgtgagtgtggttggagaaccagaatctgcttccacTATGAAAGCTCCATTCCTAGAAATGTATCAAATACTTGAAGCCATTAAGAACCAGAACCTGGAGCCAGCCCTAAACTGGGCTTCAATGAACTCTGACAAACTTGCTCAAAGTGGATCCGATATTGTGTTGAAGCTTCACTCTATGCAATTTGTGAAAATACTTCAAAATGGAACTAGAGATGAAGCTCTTCATTATGCCCGAACTCACCTGTCTCCTTTTGCTTCCAGTCACATGGCTGAAATCCAGAAGCTCATGGCCTGTCTCCTGTGGACCGGAAAACTTGATCGGTCTCCATACCATGCATTATTATCTGGATCTAACTGGGACAAGTTGGCCGAGGATCTTAAACGGGAGTTCTGCAATCTCTTGGGGCAGTCGTACAACAGTCCATTGAGTGTGACTGTAGCAGCAGGGGTTCAGGTTTTGCCGCCTCTCCTTAAATTTATGAATGTCATGGCAGGGAAGAAGCAGGAATGGCAGACAATGAACCAGTTGCCTGTGCCAGTTGAGTTGGACCGGGAATTCCAGTTCCATTCTATTTTTGTTTGTCCTGTCTCAAAGGAACAAGCAACCGAGGATAATCCGCCAATGTTGATGTCCTGCGGCCATGTCCTTTGTAAGCAGTCTATCTTGAAGATGTCGAAGAATCACACAAAGATGTTTAAGTGCCCTTACTGTCCCTTTGATATTGATGCTGTACAATGCAGGCAGCTATATTTCTGATGTTGAATAATTTGTATGAAACTCTCTTGTACAACTGAATCCACGTGTTGTTGAATAGTTCCGTTCAAGCATGGGCATTGGCATGCCAGTGTTTGGTGACTGCAAAATGCCATGCCAAATTGTGATGTCTGTATGTCTGTATGTCGAATAACATTTGTTGTAAATAGAAATTCTTTCAAGTTGGTTATGTCCTGCAAGTTCTTAATTTGAAGTCACCTCTCTCATATGGTAAAGCATTGATACCCATAAATTTGACTTTCCTATGGTTGGACGGTCATTTTATATCTGTGTTCAATAAATTACCATAACGGGAAAATCTCACACACACCAGATAGGTGATTTGTGCTTGATATACGTTAATTATTTTTACCAAATCCACTCAAGAAAGTAGTGGATTAAGCCTAATAATTTTGAGCAACTTGTGAGGGATAACAGAATTGAAGTTTATCTTTCTGTTAATCTGTCTTTTACTTTAATATAA
This genomic window contains:
- the LOC112791700 gene encoding protein RMD5 homolog; translated protein: MELSTIKDAFDRVTKKQKLSSAKTQEMLDQIRQEIESALDKMQSANNSDPEHNYKAVLNELKANLLKIAPLSQMEGTQKELNVALSKYGKLLEKYFNPDISKAYRNIDVDIHTLNQIIANHFYRQELFDIGDHFVSVVGEPESASTMKAPFLEMYQILEAIKNQNLEPALNWASMNSDKLAQSGSDIVLKLHSMQFVKILQNGTRDEALHYARTHLSPFASSHMAEIQKLMACLLWTGKLDRSPYHALLSGSNWDKLAEDLKREFCNLLGQSYNSPLSVTVAAGVQVLPPLLKFMNVMAGKKQEWQTMNQLPVPVELDREFQFHSIFVCPVSKEQATEDNPPMLMSCGHVLCKQSILKMSKNHTKMFKCPYCPFDIDAVQCRQLYF